The Siniperca chuatsi isolate FFG_IHB_CAS linkage group LG12, ASM2008510v1, whole genome shotgun sequence genome has a segment encoding these proteins:
- the LOC122885824 gene encoding immunoglobulin superfamily member 3-like isoform X1 encodes MMCSLQSFWGANLLICLGLFLHCGEARVNTEAQAGPLYRVVGSSLYIFCNVSGFASASTRKEFEFRITKSANLAFEINIISTKDQNFGFAMYSSRVRSGEITLKHVSPNSVIFEIQSLEKRDEGEYDCSVINPEQLYDGTYNAKTTVKVIDNSLSVSSPASASLSYNEGDALALTCQASSNTVQHTHLSLAWYLHKDGEDNAQPIISLDRDFTLMPGQGFEGRYQAGLIRLDKIGEATYRLKIAQLELSDQGRIYCQAQEWSQDPDRSWYAIAQKNAEEIILNVKAREVVPDTSSLVVRISAQPTTLQEGQKLSISCDINTENLEERFFSVAWLRGSVEMARIGPTGILSAGPKYSVRAEEGELRAARIGKRDYSLILQPVRTEDQGEYICRAWPQDRGQDGGFTQGAAQDSSPQLVSISATESGLSVEMQNTLSVNEGDKLKLTCKVLGVQGQLSVTWQHRSAFTSTAIFTNVISLSQEGVMEKLGEFLSRKVKAMRPATDTFTLELDEVTPSDSGVYQCTVSEWKINSKTNSQSQTTTVTVALIDSFVNLKLISRNNIVTVGENVELMCRVRGPHVPITLTWSLQRYASTLDNILTLYSDGAISWSGDQHRYQLKVENRQNEVVHYLLINGASHSEAGSYQCSVSVFLENVHKKLPPSNQLAVNVQKPVSKLVLSSTAALTSKINTDIEIKCSVISEPSASSRYAVTWLLQQQAENKTIVSSDQDALVTFGLQLELSHRQRISMKRTKGPSFELSIRQARISDKGSYVCEVVEWLQDPHGDWYDLSPVSKTTMLTVIEPASDLHLDKKEQPLFVREGDEVELKCNMISGAPSPFFYKVTWLYTGHNSSVTNALVELDHTGLLSYPENQRLRRLQGRLHLSRPTQSTFYLSIQKAHEEDSGTYQCQVEQYQLDHEGHWQQKASDSAGPITLTVNVAEKNLSIVKKEVELNVSRSQDFTIPCHITKQSSNESEFQVMWFWQKETETKQSPIFAAYRNSTLQDRFGKGDHLRFGHPLPNQFSLTVLKPGPENSGVYFCEVEEWIPSLSHGWRKVAVEKSGYFTVNVYAEGDVKGVCESECKLGTWIGILVAIVICTLLVILLLVVKICRSKGKKTGPCLWAEQHPMNTKSSAEE; translated from the exons ATGATGTGTTCCCTGCAATCCTTTTGGGGGGCCAATTTGCTCATCTGtctgggactatttcttcactGTG GAGAAGCCAGAGTGAACACTGAAGCACAGGCTGGGCCTCTGTATCGCGTGGTGGGCTCTTCGCTCTACATATTCTGCAATGTGAGTGGCTTCGCCAGTGCCAGTACTAGAAAAGAATTTGAATTTCGTATTACGAAGTCTGCAAATCTAGCATTTGAGATCAACATCATCAGCACCAAAGACCAAAACTTTGGCTTTGCCATGTATAGTAGCCGTGTGAGGAGCGGCGAAATTACCTTGAAACATGTGTCTCCAAACTCAGTCATCTTTGAGATACAAAGCCTAGAGAAACGTGATGAAGGGGAATATGACTGTTCTGTAATCAACCCAGAACAACTTTATGATGGAACCTACAATGCTAAGACAACAGTGAAAG TGATTGACAACTCCCTAAGTGTTTCATCACCTGCCTCCGCCTCACTGAGCTATAATGAGGGTGATGCTCTCGCTTTAACATGCCAAGCCTCCAGCAACACGGTCCAGCATACCCATCTGTCTCTTGCCTGGTATCTCCATAAAGACGGCGAGGACAACGCTCAGCCTATTATTTCTCTGGACAGAGATTTCACTCTGATGCCAGGCCAGGGGTTTGAAGGGCGTTACCAAGCTGGACTCATAAGGTTAGATAAAATAGGCGAGGCCACGTACAGGCTTAAGATAGCTCAGCTAGAGCTGTCAGACCAAGGCAGGATCTACTGCCAGGCTCAGGAGTGGAGCCAAGATCCCGACCGCTCCTGGTATGCTATTGCACAGAAGAATGCAGAGGAAATTATCCTAAATGTCAAAGCCAGAG AGGTGGTGCCAGACACGTCGTCTCTGGTGGTGAGAATCTCGGCACAGCCGACAACTCTGCAGGAGGGGCAGAAGCTATCAATATCCTGCGACATAAACACAGAGAACCTGGAGGAAAGGTTCTTCTCTGTAGCCTGGCTCAGGGGAAGTGTTGAGATGGCCCGCATTGGCCCTACAGGCATTCTGTCTGCAGGGCCCAAATACAGCGTGCGAGCGGAAGAAGGAGAGCTCAGAGCAGCCCGAATAGGGAAAAGAGATTACAGTCTCATATTGCAGCCTGTCAGAACCGAGGACCAAGGAGAGTATATCTGTAGGGCATGGCCTCAGGACAGAGGCCAGGATGGTGGCTTTACACAGGGAGCAGCCCAGGACTCCAGCCCCCAGCTGGTCAGCATCTCAGCCACAG AGAGTGGGCTCTCAGTTGAAATGCAAAACACTCTGAGTGTTAACGAAGGTGACAAGCTGAAGCTCACCTGTAAAGTGCTTGGGGTCCAAGGTCAGCTCTCTGTCACCTGGCAACACAGATCAGCATTCACATCAACGGCCATCTTCACCAATGTCATCAGTCTAAGTCAGGAAGGTGTTATGGAGAAATTGGGGGAGTTTTTGAGTCGCAAAGTAAAGGCAATGCGTCCAGCAACTGACACCTTCACCCTAGAGCTTGATGAGGTCACACCTTCTGATTCAGGTGTCTACCAGTGTACTGTGTCTGAATGGAAAATCAATAGCAAGACAAACAGCCAGTCACAGACTACAACTGTGACAGTGGCTCTAATAG ATTCGTTTGTGAATTTGAAGCTGATAAGTCGCAACAACATAGTGACTGTAGGAGAAAATGTGGAGTTGATGTGCCGGGTCAGAGGGCCACATGTACCAATAACACTGACTTGGAGCCTGCAGCGTTATGCCTCAACCCTAGATAACATCCTGACACTGTACTCTGATGGTGCCATCAGCTGGTCTGGAGACCAGCACCGCTACCAGCTGAAAGTAGAGAACAGACAGAATGAAGTCGTTCACTATCTCCTTATCAACGGTGCAAGCCACAGCGAGGCAGGAAGCTACCAGTGTAGTGTGTCTGTCTTCCTGGAGAATGTACACAAGAAACTGCCTCCATCCAACCAGCTGGCTGTGAATGTGCAGAAGCCAG TGAGTAAGCTCGTTCTCAGCTCCACCGCGGCCTTGACAAGCAAAATCAACACTGACATAGAAATAAAATGCTCAGTTATCTCAGAACCCTCTGCGTCCTCTCGCTATGCTGTCACCTGGTTGCTGCAGCAACAGGCAGAAAATAAGACCATTGTAAGCTCGGACCAGGATGCCCTAGTAACATTTGGGCTCCAGCTAGAGCTGAGCCACAGACAGCGAATCAGCATGAAGCGCACTAAGGGCCCTAGTTTTGAGTTGAGTATTCGGCAAGCTCGGATCTCAGACAAAGGATCATATGTATGTGAGGTGGTGGAGTGGCTACAAGATCCTCATGGGGATTGGTATGACCTCTCACCAGTGTCCAAAACTACAATGCTAACAGTCATTGAGCCTG ccAGTGACCTTCATTTAGATAAGAAAGAGCAGCCGCTGTTTGTCAGGGAGGGAGACGAGGTGGAGCTCAAGTGTAACATGATCTCAGGTGCACCCAGTCCTTTTTTCTACAAGGTCACTTGGCTCTACACTGGACATAATTCTTCTGTCACGAATGCCCTGGTGGAGCTTGATCACACGGGCCTGCTGAGTTACCCAGAGAACCAGAGGCTCAGAAGGCTGCAGGGGCGCCTTCATCTCTCCAGACCCACTCAGAGCACCTTCTACCTATCAATTCAGAAGGCCCATGAGGAGGATAGTGGGACCTACCAGTGCCAGGTGGAGCAATACCAGCTGGATCATGAAGGCCACTGGCAGCAAAAGGCTTCAGACAGTGCTGGCCCCATTACGCTGACTGTAAATGTTGCAG aaaaaaacctGTCCATTGTAAAGAAAGAAGTGGAGTTGAATGTGAGCAGATCCCAGGATTTCACTATCCCCTGTCATATCACCAAACAATCCAGCAATGAATCTGAGTTCCAAGTCATGTGGTTTtggcagaaagagacagaaactaAACAAAGCCCCATATTCGCAGCTTACCGAAACTCCACCCTACAAGACAGATTTGGGAAGGGTGATCACCTAAGATTTGGCCACCCTTTGCCCAACCAATTCAGCCTTACAGTTTTGAAACCAGGTCCTGAAAATAGTGGCGTGTATTTCTGTGAGGTAGAAGAGTGGATCCCATCTCTGTCTCATGGGTGGAGGAAGGTTGCAGTggaaaagtcaggatattttactgttaatgtCTATGCTGAAG GAGATGTTAAAGGCGTCTGTGAGTCAGAATGCAAGTTAGGTACCTGGATAGGGATTCTCGTAGCTATTGTCATCTGCACACTATTGGTCATATTGCTACTGGTGGTGAAGATATGCCGGAGCAAGGGAAAGAAGACAGGCCCATGTCTGTGGGCAGAGCAACACCCTATGAACACCAAATCCAGTGCAGAGGAATGA
- the LOC122885824 gene encoding immunoglobulin superfamily member 3-like isoform X3: MMCSLQSFWGANLLICLGLFLHCGEARVNTEAQAGPLYRVVGSSLYIFCNVSGFASASTRKEFEFRITKSANLAFEINIISTKDQNFGFAMYSSRVRSGEITLKHVSPNSVIFEIQSLEKRDEGEYDCSVINPEQLYDGTYNAKTTVKVIDNSLSVSSPASASLSYNEGDALALTCQASSNTVQHTHLSLAWYLHKDGEDNAQPIISLDRDFTLMPGQGFEGRYQAGLIRLDKIGEATYRLKIAQLELSDQGRIYCQAQEWSQDPDRSWYAIAQKNAEEIILNVKAREVVPDTSSLVVRISAQPTTLQEGQKLSISCDINTENLEERFFSVAWLRGSVEMARIGPTGILSAGPKYSVRAEEGELRAARIGKRDYSLILQPVRTEDQGEYICRAWPQDRGQDGGFTQGAAQDSSPQLVSISATESGLSVEMQNTLSVNEGDKLKLTCKVLGVQGQLSVTWQHRSAFTSTAIFTNVISLSQEGVMEKLGEFLSRKVKAMRPATDTFTLELDEVTPSDSGVYQCTVSEWKINSKTNSQSQTTTVTVALIDSFVNLKLISRNNIVTVGENVELMCRVRGPHVPITLTWSLQRYASTLDNILTLYSDGAISWSGDQHRYQLKVENRQNEVVHYLLINGASHSEAGSYQCSVSVFLENVHKKLPPSNQLAVNVQKPVSKLVLSSTAALTSKINTDIEIKCSVISEPSASSRYAVTWLLQQQAENKTIVSSDQDALVTFGLQLELSHRQRISMKRTKGPSFELSIRQARISDKGSYVCEVVEWLQDPHGDWYDLSPVSKTTMLTVIEPASDLHLDKKEQPLFVREGDEVELKCNMISGAPSPFFYKVTWLYTGHNSSVTNALVELDHTGLLSYPENQRLRRLQGRLHLSRPTQSTFYLSIQKAHEEDSGTYQCQVEQYQLDHEGHWQQKASDSAGPITLTVNVAEKNLSIVKKEVELNEMLKASVSQNAS, from the exons ATGATGTGTTCCCTGCAATCCTTTTGGGGGGCCAATTTGCTCATCTGtctgggactatttcttcactGTG GAGAAGCCAGAGTGAACACTGAAGCACAGGCTGGGCCTCTGTATCGCGTGGTGGGCTCTTCGCTCTACATATTCTGCAATGTGAGTGGCTTCGCCAGTGCCAGTACTAGAAAAGAATTTGAATTTCGTATTACGAAGTCTGCAAATCTAGCATTTGAGATCAACATCATCAGCACCAAAGACCAAAACTTTGGCTTTGCCATGTATAGTAGCCGTGTGAGGAGCGGCGAAATTACCTTGAAACATGTGTCTCCAAACTCAGTCATCTTTGAGATACAAAGCCTAGAGAAACGTGATGAAGGGGAATATGACTGTTCTGTAATCAACCCAGAACAACTTTATGATGGAACCTACAATGCTAAGACAACAGTGAAAG TGATTGACAACTCCCTAAGTGTTTCATCACCTGCCTCCGCCTCACTGAGCTATAATGAGGGTGATGCTCTCGCTTTAACATGCCAAGCCTCCAGCAACACGGTCCAGCATACCCATCTGTCTCTTGCCTGGTATCTCCATAAAGACGGCGAGGACAACGCTCAGCCTATTATTTCTCTGGACAGAGATTTCACTCTGATGCCAGGCCAGGGGTTTGAAGGGCGTTACCAAGCTGGACTCATAAGGTTAGATAAAATAGGCGAGGCCACGTACAGGCTTAAGATAGCTCAGCTAGAGCTGTCAGACCAAGGCAGGATCTACTGCCAGGCTCAGGAGTGGAGCCAAGATCCCGACCGCTCCTGGTATGCTATTGCACAGAAGAATGCAGAGGAAATTATCCTAAATGTCAAAGCCAGAG AGGTGGTGCCAGACACGTCGTCTCTGGTGGTGAGAATCTCGGCACAGCCGACAACTCTGCAGGAGGGGCAGAAGCTATCAATATCCTGCGACATAAACACAGAGAACCTGGAGGAAAGGTTCTTCTCTGTAGCCTGGCTCAGGGGAAGTGTTGAGATGGCCCGCATTGGCCCTACAGGCATTCTGTCTGCAGGGCCCAAATACAGCGTGCGAGCGGAAGAAGGAGAGCTCAGAGCAGCCCGAATAGGGAAAAGAGATTACAGTCTCATATTGCAGCCTGTCAGAACCGAGGACCAAGGAGAGTATATCTGTAGGGCATGGCCTCAGGACAGAGGCCAGGATGGTGGCTTTACACAGGGAGCAGCCCAGGACTCCAGCCCCCAGCTGGTCAGCATCTCAGCCACAG AGAGTGGGCTCTCAGTTGAAATGCAAAACACTCTGAGTGTTAACGAAGGTGACAAGCTGAAGCTCACCTGTAAAGTGCTTGGGGTCCAAGGTCAGCTCTCTGTCACCTGGCAACACAGATCAGCATTCACATCAACGGCCATCTTCACCAATGTCATCAGTCTAAGTCAGGAAGGTGTTATGGAGAAATTGGGGGAGTTTTTGAGTCGCAAAGTAAAGGCAATGCGTCCAGCAACTGACACCTTCACCCTAGAGCTTGATGAGGTCACACCTTCTGATTCAGGTGTCTACCAGTGTACTGTGTCTGAATGGAAAATCAATAGCAAGACAAACAGCCAGTCACAGACTACAACTGTGACAGTGGCTCTAATAG ATTCGTTTGTGAATTTGAAGCTGATAAGTCGCAACAACATAGTGACTGTAGGAGAAAATGTGGAGTTGATGTGCCGGGTCAGAGGGCCACATGTACCAATAACACTGACTTGGAGCCTGCAGCGTTATGCCTCAACCCTAGATAACATCCTGACACTGTACTCTGATGGTGCCATCAGCTGGTCTGGAGACCAGCACCGCTACCAGCTGAAAGTAGAGAACAGACAGAATGAAGTCGTTCACTATCTCCTTATCAACGGTGCAAGCCACAGCGAGGCAGGAAGCTACCAGTGTAGTGTGTCTGTCTTCCTGGAGAATGTACACAAGAAACTGCCTCCATCCAACCAGCTGGCTGTGAATGTGCAGAAGCCAG TGAGTAAGCTCGTTCTCAGCTCCACCGCGGCCTTGACAAGCAAAATCAACACTGACATAGAAATAAAATGCTCAGTTATCTCAGAACCCTCTGCGTCCTCTCGCTATGCTGTCACCTGGTTGCTGCAGCAACAGGCAGAAAATAAGACCATTGTAAGCTCGGACCAGGATGCCCTAGTAACATTTGGGCTCCAGCTAGAGCTGAGCCACAGACAGCGAATCAGCATGAAGCGCACTAAGGGCCCTAGTTTTGAGTTGAGTATTCGGCAAGCTCGGATCTCAGACAAAGGATCATATGTATGTGAGGTGGTGGAGTGGCTACAAGATCCTCATGGGGATTGGTATGACCTCTCACCAGTGTCCAAAACTACAATGCTAACAGTCATTGAGCCTG ccAGTGACCTTCATTTAGATAAGAAAGAGCAGCCGCTGTTTGTCAGGGAGGGAGACGAGGTGGAGCTCAAGTGTAACATGATCTCAGGTGCACCCAGTCCTTTTTTCTACAAGGTCACTTGGCTCTACACTGGACATAATTCTTCTGTCACGAATGCCCTGGTGGAGCTTGATCACACGGGCCTGCTGAGTTACCCAGAGAACCAGAGGCTCAGAAGGCTGCAGGGGCGCCTTCATCTCTCCAGACCCACTCAGAGCACCTTCTACCTATCAATTCAGAAGGCCCATGAGGAGGATAGTGGGACCTACCAGTGCCAGGTGGAGCAATACCAGCTGGATCATGAAGGCCACTGGCAGCAAAAGGCTTCAGACAGTGCTGGCCCCATTACGCTGACTGTAAATGTTGCAG aaaaaaacctGTCCATTGTAAAGAAAGAAGTGGAGTTGAAT GAGATGTTAAAGGCGTCTGTGAGTCAGAATGCAAGTTAG
- the LOC122885824 gene encoding immunoglobulin superfamily member 3-like isoform X2, whose protein sequence is MMCSLQSFWGANLLICLGLFLHCGEARVNTEAQAGPLYRVVGSSLYIFCNVSGFASASTRKEFEFRITKSANLAFEINIISTKDQNFGFAMYSSRVRSGEITLKHVSPNSVIFEIQSLEKRDEGEYDCSVINPEQLYDGTYNAKTTVKVIDNSLSVSSPASASLSYNEGDALALTCQASSNTVQHTHLSLAWYLHKDGEDNAQPIISLDRDFTLMPGQGFEGRYQAGLIRLDKIGEATYRLKIAQLELSDQGRIYCQAQEWSQDPDRSWYAIAQKNAEEIILNVKAREVVPDTSSLVVRISAQPTTLQEGQKLSISCDINTENLEERFFSVAWLRGSVEMARIGPTGILSAGPKYSVRAEEGELRAARIGKRDYSLILQPVRTEDQGEYICRAWPQDRGQDGGFTQGAAQDSSPQLVSISATESGLSVEMQNTLSVNEGDKLKLTCKVLGVQGQLSVTWQHRSAFTSTAIFTNVISLSQEGVMEKLGEFLSRKVKAMRPATDTFTLELDEVTPSDSGVYQCTVSEWKINSKTNSQSQTTTVTVALIDSFVNLKLISRNNIVTVGENVELMCRVRGPHVPITLTWSLQRYASTLDNILTLYSDGAISWSGDQHRYQLKVENRQNEVVHYLLINGASHSEAGSYQCSVSVFLENVHKKLPPSNQLAVNVQKPVSKLVLSSTAALTSKINTDIEIKCSVISEPSASSRYAVTWLLQQQAENKTIVSSDQDALVTFGLQLELSHRQRISMKRTKGPSFELSIRQARISDKGSYVCEVVEWLQDPHGDWYDLSPVSKTTMLTVIEPASDLHLDKKEQPLFVREGDEVELKCNMISGAPSPFFYKVTWLYTGHNSSVTNALVELDHTGLLSYPENQRLRRLQGRLHLSRPTQSTFYLSIQKAHEEDSGTYQCQVEQYQLDHEGHWQQKASDSAGPITLTVNVAGDVKGVCESECKLGTWIGILVAIVICTLLVILLLVVKICRSKGKKTGPCLWAEQHPMNTKSSAEE, encoded by the exons ATGATGTGTTCCCTGCAATCCTTTTGGGGGGCCAATTTGCTCATCTGtctgggactatttcttcactGTG GAGAAGCCAGAGTGAACACTGAAGCACAGGCTGGGCCTCTGTATCGCGTGGTGGGCTCTTCGCTCTACATATTCTGCAATGTGAGTGGCTTCGCCAGTGCCAGTACTAGAAAAGAATTTGAATTTCGTATTACGAAGTCTGCAAATCTAGCATTTGAGATCAACATCATCAGCACCAAAGACCAAAACTTTGGCTTTGCCATGTATAGTAGCCGTGTGAGGAGCGGCGAAATTACCTTGAAACATGTGTCTCCAAACTCAGTCATCTTTGAGATACAAAGCCTAGAGAAACGTGATGAAGGGGAATATGACTGTTCTGTAATCAACCCAGAACAACTTTATGATGGAACCTACAATGCTAAGACAACAGTGAAAG TGATTGACAACTCCCTAAGTGTTTCATCACCTGCCTCCGCCTCACTGAGCTATAATGAGGGTGATGCTCTCGCTTTAACATGCCAAGCCTCCAGCAACACGGTCCAGCATACCCATCTGTCTCTTGCCTGGTATCTCCATAAAGACGGCGAGGACAACGCTCAGCCTATTATTTCTCTGGACAGAGATTTCACTCTGATGCCAGGCCAGGGGTTTGAAGGGCGTTACCAAGCTGGACTCATAAGGTTAGATAAAATAGGCGAGGCCACGTACAGGCTTAAGATAGCTCAGCTAGAGCTGTCAGACCAAGGCAGGATCTACTGCCAGGCTCAGGAGTGGAGCCAAGATCCCGACCGCTCCTGGTATGCTATTGCACAGAAGAATGCAGAGGAAATTATCCTAAATGTCAAAGCCAGAG AGGTGGTGCCAGACACGTCGTCTCTGGTGGTGAGAATCTCGGCACAGCCGACAACTCTGCAGGAGGGGCAGAAGCTATCAATATCCTGCGACATAAACACAGAGAACCTGGAGGAAAGGTTCTTCTCTGTAGCCTGGCTCAGGGGAAGTGTTGAGATGGCCCGCATTGGCCCTACAGGCATTCTGTCTGCAGGGCCCAAATACAGCGTGCGAGCGGAAGAAGGAGAGCTCAGAGCAGCCCGAATAGGGAAAAGAGATTACAGTCTCATATTGCAGCCTGTCAGAACCGAGGACCAAGGAGAGTATATCTGTAGGGCATGGCCTCAGGACAGAGGCCAGGATGGTGGCTTTACACAGGGAGCAGCCCAGGACTCCAGCCCCCAGCTGGTCAGCATCTCAGCCACAG AGAGTGGGCTCTCAGTTGAAATGCAAAACACTCTGAGTGTTAACGAAGGTGACAAGCTGAAGCTCACCTGTAAAGTGCTTGGGGTCCAAGGTCAGCTCTCTGTCACCTGGCAACACAGATCAGCATTCACATCAACGGCCATCTTCACCAATGTCATCAGTCTAAGTCAGGAAGGTGTTATGGAGAAATTGGGGGAGTTTTTGAGTCGCAAAGTAAAGGCAATGCGTCCAGCAACTGACACCTTCACCCTAGAGCTTGATGAGGTCACACCTTCTGATTCAGGTGTCTACCAGTGTACTGTGTCTGAATGGAAAATCAATAGCAAGACAAACAGCCAGTCACAGACTACAACTGTGACAGTGGCTCTAATAG ATTCGTTTGTGAATTTGAAGCTGATAAGTCGCAACAACATAGTGACTGTAGGAGAAAATGTGGAGTTGATGTGCCGGGTCAGAGGGCCACATGTACCAATAACACTGACTTGGAGCCTGCAGCGTTATGCCTCAACCCTAGATAACATCCTGACACTGTACTCTGATGGTGCCATCAGCTGGTCTGGAGACCAGCACCGCTACCAGCTGAAAGTAGAGAACAGACAGAATGAAGTCGTTCACTATCTCCTTATCAACGGTGCAAGCCACAGCGAGGCAGGAAGCTACCAGTGTAGTGTGTCTGTCTTCCTGGAGAATGTACACAAGAAACTGCCTCCATCCAACCAGCTGGCTGTGAATGTGCAGAAGCCAG TGAGTAAGCTCGTTCTCAGCTCCACCGCGGCCTTGACAAGCAAAATCAACACTGACATAGAAATAAAATGCTCAGTTATCTCAGAACCCTCTGCGTCCTCTCGCTATGCTGTCACCTGGTTGCTGCAGCAACAGGCAGAAAATAAGACCATTGTAAGCTCGGACCAGGATGCCCTAGTAACATTTGGGCTCCAGCTAGAGCTGAGCCACAGACAGCGAATCAGCATGAAGCGCACTAAGGGCCCTAGTTTTGAGTTGAGTATTCGGCAAGCTCGGATCTCAGACAAAGGATCATATGTATGTGAGGTGGTGGAGTGGCTACAAGATCCTCATGGGGATTGGTATGACCTCTCACCAGTGTCCAAAACTACAATGCTAACAGTCATTGAGCCTG ccAGTGACCTTCATTTAGATAAGAAAGAGCAGCCGCTGTTTGTCAGGGAGGGAGACGAGGTGGAGCTCAAGTGTAACATGATCTCAGGTGCACCCAGTCCTTTTTTCTACAAGGTCACTTGGCTCTACACTGGACATAATTCTTCTGTCACGAATGCCCTGGTGGAGCTTGATCACACGGGCCTGCTGAGTTACCCAGAGAACCAGAGGCTCAGAAGGCTGCAGGGGCGCCTTCATCTCTCCAGACCCACTCAGAGCACCTTCTACCTATCAATTCAGAAGGCCCATGAGGAGGATAGTGGGACCTACCAGTGCCAGGTGGAGCAATACCAGCTGGATCATGAAGGCCACTGGCAGCAAAAGGCTTCAGACAGTGCTGGCCCCATTACGCTGACTGTAAATGTTGCAG GAGATGTTAAAGGCGTCTGTGAGTCAGAATGCAAGTTAGGTACCTGGATAGGGATTCTCGTAGCTATTGTCATCTGCACACTATTGGTCATATTGCTACTGGTGGTGAAGATATGCCGGAGCAAGGGAAAGAAGACAGGCCCATGTCTGTGGGCAGAGCAACACCCTATGAACACCAAATCCAGTGCAGAGGAATGA